The Arachis hypogaea cultivar Tifrunner chromosome 16, arahy.Tifrunner.gnm2.J5K5, whole genome shotgun sequence genome contains a region encoding:
- the LOC112754948 gene encoding small ribosomal subunit protein mL103 (rPPR7)-like encodes MPPNAAAALAGLRRLCTTTDAATITISRAKSQLRSEFDPDKALQIYSSVSKHYSSPVTSRYALDLTIRRLAKCRRHSDIVDLIESQKSDPKVASEPFLSTLIRSYGIAGMFDRALQTYHQMDTFGTPRTSVSFNALLTACVNCALYHNAPHLFDEIPKQYGVVPDKVSYGILAKSFCRIGDPAKALQVLKDAQGNGVEITAVTYTTILDVLFRKGKIDEAEKLWRLMEEKGCVDVTAYNMKLKFLTAGGGGLPEKVNGLIDEMVKARFMPDTISYNYLMTCYFKNGMVEEAKEVYGGLRGKQCRPNAAMFRTVVYFLCRNEDFEGGYRVFKESAKVNKIPDFNTMKILVEGLVKKGKKEEAKKLIGTVKKRFPCNMLKAWAKVERNLNLVSDDGADSVESKKDSES; translated from the coding sequence ATGCCACCTAATGCCGCTGCCGCACTCGCAGGCCTCCGCCGACTCTGCACCACCACGGACGCCGCCACAATCACAATCTCGAGAGCAAAATCCCAACTCCGAAGCGAGTTTGACCCGGACAAGGCCCTGCAGATCTACTCCTCCGTGTCGAAGCACTACTCCTCCCCAGTAACCTCCCGCTACGCCCTCGACCTCACTATCCGCCGCCTCGCCAAGTGCCGCCGCCACTCCGACATTGTGGACCTCATCGAGTCCCAAAAGTCTGACCCCAAGGTGGCCTCGGAGCCCTTCCTCTCCACCCTCATCCGCTCCTATGGCATCGCCGGCATGTTCGACCGTGCCCTTCAGACCTACCACCAAATGGACACCTTCGGCACCCCTCGAACCTCCGTCTCCTTCAACGCCCTACTCACTGCCTGCGTCAACTGCGCCCTCTACCACAACGCCCCCCACCTGTTCGACGAAATTCCCAAGCAGTACGGCGTCGTTCCAGACAAGGTCTCCTATGGCATTCTTGCCAAGTCCTTTTGCCGAATTGGTGACCCTGCAAAGGCCCTCCAGGTCTTGAAGGACGCTCAGGGAAACGGCGTCGAGATCACGGCGGTTACTTATACCACAATCTTGGATGTTCTGTTCAGGAAGGGGAAGATTGATGAGGCTGAGAAGCTGTGGAGGCTGATGGAGGAGAAGGGTTGTGTGGATGTAACTGCCTATAACATGAAGCTTAAGTTTCTGACTGCCGGCGGTGGCGGCTTGCCGGAGAAGGTGAATGGTTTAATTGATGAAATGGTGAAGGCACGGTTTATGCCTGATACAATCAGTTATAATTACTTGATGACTTGTTATTTCAAGAATGGGATGGTGGAGGAAGCCAAGGAGGTTTATGGTGGACTACGTGGGAAGCAATGTCGTCCGAATGCTGCGATGTTTAGGACCGTGGTGTATTTTTTGTGCAGGAATGAGGATTTTGAGGGTGGGTACAGGGTTTTTAAGGAGAGTGCCAAGGTGAACAAGATTCCGGATTTCAACACCATGAAGATTTTGGTTGAAGGGTTggtgaagaaagggaagaaggagGAGGCGAAGAAGCTGATTGGAACAGTTAAGAAGAGGTTTCCTTGTAACATGTTGAAAGCATGGGCTAAGGTCGAGAGGAACCTCAACTTGGTTTCTGATGATGGTGCTGATAGTGTTGAGTCTAAAAAGGATTCGGAGTCATAG